Part of the Actinomyces howellii genome, CTCCGGAGCGGGTGCCAGGGGCGTGTCCCCCGCGCTCGTGTCGGCCCCCTCCTCCGTGGCCTGCCGGCGCAGGTCGGCGATCTCGACGCTGGGCTCGCGCGGAGCGACGGTACCCGGTGGTGCGAACTCGGGGACCGGCAGGTCCCGGACGACCGGGCCCTGGGCCGCTCCGGGGTCCTTCGGCTCCTGGTCCGGCCCGGGGGAGGGCCGCGTCGGCGCGCCCCCGAGGAGGCCCGGACCGCCGACGCTCCCGGGGCCCTCCGGATGCCTCTGGTCTCCCTGTGCCTCCGGCCCCGCCGGGGCGGAGGTGGCTGCGGGGTCGTCGCGCAGGACCCCGACGAGCCGACGAGTGTCGGCCAGCGCGGAGCGGCCCGTCTCGGCAAGGGTGGTCAGCGCCTCCTTGGCCATCGCCGGGCTGCGGTCAATAGTCGCCGCGGCACCCTCGGCCATCGTGATCATGACGGCCAGGGAGTGAGCGACGACGTCGTGCATCTCGCGGGCGATCCGACTGCGCTCGTTCGCCGCAGCCAGGAGCGTGGACTGCTCGCGGGCCAGCGCAAGGCGCTCTGAGCGGGCCTCGAGCTCGGCGAGCTGCTCGGTCTGGACACGCATGATGAGGCCGACGAGGACCCCGACGACGTAGAGGATCGCGTAGGTCGCAGCCGTGATCAGCACGTTGCTCGCACTTCCCCCGTCCTCCGTGGCCCTGACGTCCAGGACGGTGGCCAGCGCGACCGAGACCGCGTAGAAGGCCGTCGTCGAGCCCATCCCCTTGGTCCCCGCGATCGCCGACAGGCACAGGGGCACTCCGGCGAGCGTGAACAGGCTCGGCAGGATAACCGCGCTCGTCACGGGGCGGGAGAAGAGGTCGACCATGACGACGAACCACACGAGCGGGAGCACGCAGCAGCCGGCCCAGGCCAGGACCGGCCAGCGGCGACGTAGGGCCAGGGCGGCCGCGCACATGACGGTGACGACGCAGCCCAGGACGTTCCACCGGGTCTCGGCCAGGACGCCGACCCCGTGGTTGGCCACGTAGACGATGATGTTGAGGGCGAGGAAGACGGCGGCGACCGCGCCGTCGACGCGCAGGTGGTGACGCCGCTGCCACATGACGACACGCATCGCCGGCGGGGGCATCGTCATGGCTGGTCCTCCTGTCTGCTCCATGGGCTCATTGTCGTGGTTCGTGCGGCGCACGCACCGGTCCGGCCCGCCGGGGACGCTCGCCAGAATGGCGTCCTCGGCGGGCCGGACCGGTGGCGCTCAGGCGTCGCGCCGGGAGAAGGCGATCCAGCCCAGGATGATCGGGACGAACGCCCAGGCGCCGAAGACGAGGGCGGCCTGCCAGTGCTCGAGGTACCTCAGGGTGCCCTCGTTAGCCCAGGTGATAGCCAGGGCGAAGGGATCGGTCACCGCGGAGGAGACGACCTGGGTGCCCAGGCCCTGGATCCTCATGGCCCAGTCCCACTTCATCGACATCAGCTGCAGCGGGATGTCGATGACGAACAGGAGGGTGACGACGACGGTGATCGATCCGGCGGTCGAGCGCATGAGGTAGCCCAGGCCCATGGCCATGAGGGCGATCCCTGCGTAGGTCAGGCCGGTGCCCCAGATGAAGCCGACGTACTTCGGGTCCGTCAGGGAGCCGGCGTGGCCGTCCATGAAGGGCAGGGAGATGGCCCAGCTCGCCAGCACCGAGCCGGCGCCCAGGACGAAGGCCAGGAGGGAGGCGACGATCGCCTTGGCTGCCAGCAGGCGTCCGCGGTGCGGGACGGCCGCCAGGGAGGAGCGGATCTGCCCCGAGGAGTACTCGCCGGTGATGATGAGCGCCCCGAGGACCGCCACGACGATCATTCCGAGGGCCGACCCGGCCGTGACCATGTTCTTGGCGGTGCTGGCGTACTCCGCCTGCTGAGCGAAGCCGGCGGTCATCCCCGCGCCGATGAGCACCGTGATGGCCACGGCGATACCCGAGGTGATCCAGGTCGAGCGCAGGCTGCGGATCTTGACCCACTCGGCGCGGATCGCACGCATGAAGGTCTGCTTGCCCTGGATGCGGGTCCGGGTCGTGCGGCTGCGGGAGGAACGGGGGGCGGCGGACTTCTCTGTGGCGACAGAGGCGGCGGAGGTCACCGAGGTGACGGGGGTCGTCTGGTTCGAGGGGTTCTGTGAGGTCATGGTGAGAGCGCTCATGGCTGCTTCTTCTCTCTGCGGGTCTGCGGAAGGCGGTCGGGCCGGGGGCCGTGTCGTGTCGGGGGTCAGTCGGCTCGGTGGCTCGTCATGGCGGCGTCGGTCGACGTCGTGGAGTACTCGACCTCCCCGCCGGTCAGCTCCAGGTAGGCCTCCTCGAGGGAGGCGCGCTGCGTGGTCAGCTCGTGGAGGACGATCCCGTTGTGCGCAGCGAGCTCTCCGATGCGGGCGGCCGTGGTCGTCGTCGTGGTCAGGACGCCGCTCTCGGGGGACTCCAGCTCGATCCCCTGGCCGGCCAGCAGCCCGGCGAGCTCGCCTGCCTGCGGTGA contains:
- a CDS encoding ABC transporter permease subunit — its product is MSALTMTSQNPSNQTTPVTSVTSAASVATEKSAAPRSSRSRTTRTRIQGKQTFMRAIRAEWVKIRSLRSTWITSGIAVAITVLIGAGMTAGFAQQAEYASTAKNMVTAGSALGMIVVAVLGALIITGEYSSGQIRSSLAAVPHRGRLLAAKAIVASLLAFVLGAGSVLASWAISLPFMDGHAGSLTDPKYVGFIWGTGLTYAGIALMAMGLGYLMRSTAGSITVVVTLLFVIDIPLQLMSMKWDWAMRIQGLGTQVVSSAVTDPFALAITWANEGTLRYLEHWQAALVFGAWAFVPIILGWIAFSRRDA
- a CDS encoding histidine kinase yields the protein MEQTGGPAMTMPPPAMRVVMWQRRHHLRVDGAVAAVFLALNIIVYVANHGVGVLAETRWNVLGCVVTVMCAAALALRRRWPVLAWAGCCVLPLVWFVVMVDLFSRPVTSAVILPSLFTLAGVPLCLSAIAGTKGMGSTTAFYAVSVALATVLDVRATEDGGSASNVLITAATYAILYVVGVLVGLIMRVQTEQLAELEARSERLALAREQSTLLAAANERSRIAREMHDVVAHSLAVMITMAEGAAATIDRSPAMAKEALTTLAETGRSALADTRRLVGVLRDDPAATSAPAGPEAQGDQRHPEGPGSVGGPGLLGGAPTRPSPGPDQEPKDPGAAQGPVVRDLPVPEFAPPGTVAPREPSVEIADLRRQATEEGADTSAGDTPLAPAPEHADLVTLVERFQAAGVPVDYRWRGGPLPEDKALQLTVFRIAQEALTNVLRYAPTTRAVSVDLDRHRGTAVLTIDNDAAPGSTPMHGSGKGLVGMRERAAVYGGSVQAGPTATGWRVRAVLHWDEDEEGTSPWQMPL